A genomic segment from Clostridium pasteurianum BC1 encodes:
- a CDS encoding methyl-accepting chemotaxis protein yields the protein MVSDFTKELDAANSKLLKVNEEIKNSEDKAKEGSEQINVLIQNICDVKEAFDNVLEKVNGLSNSVSKIGNITDVINAISEQTNLLALNAAIEAARAGEQ from the coding sequence ATGGTATCAGATTTTACTAAAGAATTAGATGCTGCTAATAGTAAGCTGCTAAAGGTTAATGAAGAAATAAAAAACAGTGAAGATAAAGCAAAAGAAGGTAGTGAGCAGATTAATGTGCTGATACAAAACATCTGTGATGTAAAAGAGGCCTTTGATAATGTATTGGAAAAAGTAAATGGTCTTTCCAATTCAGTTTCTAAAATAGGTAATATCACGGATGTTATTAATGCAATATCTGAGCAGACAAATTTACTTGCACTTAATGCAGCTATTGAGGCTGCAAGAGCAGGAGAGCAATGA